From a region of the Neisseria subflava genome:
- a CDS encoding SRPBCC domain-containing protein yields the protein MKTYSQPAIIWPEKYTPGETDNYVSNEVIVKGLSVADVLPYLADTKAWGTYYHNAENIVVGDGSTTKLSVDADFVFDTFGFHVTCKVEEFDISEDGNLVHLAGSGTFGEGENFSDVYHAWILENLPDNRVRVLTEESQIGKLAKGLAETVPNLMVNGHQA from the coding sequence ATGAAAACTTATTCACAACCTGCAATCATTTGGCCAGAAAAATATACTCCGGGCGAAACCGACAACTACGTTTCCAATGAAGTAATTGTAAAAGGCTTAAGCGTGGCGGATGTGCTGCCTTATTTAGCGGATACCAAAGCATGGGGCACTTATTATCACAATGCGGAAAATATCGTGGTGGGCGACGGTTCAACGACTAAGCTTTCAGTGGATGCCGATTTTGTGTTTGATACTTTCGGCTTTCACGTTACCTGCAAAGTAGAAGAATTTGATATCAGCGAAGATGGCAATCTTGTTCACCTTGCAGGGTCTGGCACGTTTGGCGAAGGCGAAAATTTCAGCGATGTGTATCACGCTTGGATTTTAGAAAACCTGCCGGACAACCGCGTGCGTGTATTAACCGAAGAAAGCCAAATCGGCAAACTCGCCAAAGGCTTGGCAGAAACCGTGCCCAATCTAATGGTAAACGGCCATCAAGCATAG
- a CDS encoding ATP-dependent DNA helicase, with product MLKIDIAIKETASVISKNIDRFDDSERGLLSQNILAQLRNLVEYIAQKIYSNGQDIDPNNYSDKKEAWEYIKSQGSFDFLHKFHSLLQKSVSHYTIDENGSERLMLKYYEYLLRIKSFLRKKYGLDILYNIEEFPLNLDEKLTEYYEKISLKINADHINDTYSDYNDRYYIQKIKPFFVKQEIYYEVTFTIANDKVSKFDRIIAFTRHDILDNYAVKLRIREDYIDILNSRMSIKIIDNWEVSIRNCEFKNFSKIFNMQSVHSNSNEYSLIMKYLTYNKIDFVDIIRLSDNYFYDFKNQITSQVRTTNFINILEVCRNLIRNNLAGGNVISYLLYKLNNKVIKSQFNNDSCHKLSNLNLNWGCIPFDKMPFTTSLISHNPKVHDLFNCINLSNREHEFLARFIKNNAEKKGILFTKLEEISGFSNIQELMKKYNSNVYHKHTNRNLVEYKGFIYIKEYVDNCIDIILEIKKYENEKIEGYTNSVISWLNDGSYKIDCNEKLELLKNMFSQSRVALIYGAAGTGKSTVINHISNFWNDKEKIYLANTNPAVNNLKRRVTTKNSYFMTISKFLSKRNNHISCDLLVIDECSTISNQDMVSILRKVDCKMLVLVGDVFQIESILFGNWFDIIRRFVNQSAILELKTPYRTTNENLLTIWNRVRELDIAILEPMVKENYSVRLDKSVLDQPNDDEIILCLNYDGIYGINNINHFLQSNNPNQPVLWGIHDYKVNDPILFNESERFTPLIHNNMKGKIVDINKTESEIFFTIELDISINEIDADGYDFELLSNKNSKNSIIKFSVKKYPDTDEDDDSFDKLVPFQVAYAVSIHKSQGLEYKSVKIIITNELEELVSHSIFYTAITRAKENLKIYWSPETEKVILSSFEKRDFSRDIGLLKGMINSQGNSREL from the coding sequence ATGCTAAAAATAGATATTGCAATAAAAGAAACTGCTTCCGTTATTTCTAAGAATATTGATAGATTTGATGATTCAGAAAGAGGCTTACTTTCACAAAATATTCTTGCCCAGTTAAGAAACTTAGTCGAATATATTGCACAAAAAATATATAGTAATGGTCAGGATATTGATCCTAACAACTATTCAGATAAAAAAGAAGCATGGGAATATATTAAATCACAAGGCAGCTTTGATTTCCTACATAAATTCCATAGCCTATTACAAAAATCCGTATCACACTATACTATAGATGAGAATGGATCTGAAAGGTTAATGCTAAAATATTATGAATACTTACTAAGAATAAAATCATTTTTAAGAAAAAAATATGGGTTAGATATTTTATATAATATAGAAGAGTTTCCTTTAAATTTAGATGAAAAACTAACTGAGTATTATGAAAAAATATCATTAAAAATAAACGCAGACCATATCAATGATACCTATTCTGATTATAATGATAGATATTATATTCAAAAAATAAAACCTTTCTTTGTGAAACAAGAAATATATTATGAAGTTACATTTACTATTGCAAATGATAAAGTAAGTAAATTTGATAGAATTATCGCCTTTACACGCCATGATATACTGGATAATTATGCAGTAAAATTAAGAATAAGAGAAGATTATATTGATATACTAAACAGTAGGATGTCAATTAAAATTATTGATAACTGGGAAGTGTCAATACGTAATTGTGAATTTAAGAATTTCTCAAAAATTTTCAACATGCAATCAGTTCATTCTAACAGTAATGAATATTCTTTAATAATGAAGTATTTAACTTATAATAAAATTGACTTTGTCGATATTATACGATTATCAGACAATTATTTTTATGATTTTAAAAATCAAATAACTTCACAAGTAAGAACTACTAATTTTATCAATATATTGGAAGTTTGTAGAAACCTTATAAGAAATAATTTAGCAGGAGGAAATGTTATCAGTTATTTGTTGTATAAATTAAATAACAAAGTAATTAAAAGTCAGTTTAATAATGATTCATGTCATAAGTTATCCAACTTAAATCTTAACTGGGGGTGTATTCCATTTGATAAAATGCCATTCACGACATCTTTAATAAGTCACAACCCTAAAGTGCATGATTTATTTAATTGTATCAATCTATCGAATCGTGAACATGAGTTCCTAGCAAGATTCATTAAGAATAACGCAGAGAAAAAAGGAATCTTATTTACAAAATTAGAAGAAATATCTGGCTTCTCTAATATTCAAGAATTAATGAAGAAGTATAATTCCAACGTATATCACAAACACACCAATCGTAACTTGGTTGAATATAAAGGATTTATCTATATAAAAGAATATGTAGATAATTGCATTGATATTATCCTGGAAATAAAAAAATATGAAAATGAAAAGATAGAAGGTTATACTAATTCAGTTATTTCTTGGCTAAATGATGGTTCATATAAAATTGATTGTAATGAGAAATTAGAATTACTAAAAAATATGTTTTCTCAATCTAGAGTTGCATTAATCTACGGTGCAGCAGGGACAGGTAAGTCTACAGTTATAAACCATATATCTAACTTTTGGAATGACAAAGAAAAAATATATTTAGCTAATACTAATCCTGCTGTAAACAACTTAAAAAGAAGGGTAACCACTAAAAACAGCTATTTTATGACTATTTCAAAGTTTCTATCTAAAAGAAATAATCATATATCCTGTGATTTATTGGTTATTGATGAGTGCAGTACTATTAGTAATCAAGATATGGTAAGTATTCTAAGGAAAGTAGATTGTAAGATGCTTGTTTTAGTTGGCGATGTTTTTCAAATTGAATCTATTTTGTTTGGGAATTGGTTTGACATTATTCGTAGATTTGTCAATCAATCTGCAATTTTAGAATTGAAAACACCATATAGAACGACTAATGAAAATTTATTAACGATTTGGAATAGAGTTAGAGAGTTAGATATAGCGATATTAGAACCGATGGTAAAAGAAAACTATTCTGTTAGATTAGATAAATCAGTACTGGATCAGCCAAATGATGATGAAATCATTTTGTGCCTAAATTATGATGGTATTTATGGTATTAATAATATTAATCATTTTTTGCAGAGTAATAACCCAAACCAGCCTGTTTTATGGGGAATACACGATTACAAGGTAAATGATCCTATTTTGTTTAATGAGTCAGAAAGATTTACTCCACTTATTCATAACAACATGAAAGGAAAAATTGTTGATATTAACAAAACAGAAAGTGAAATATTTTTTACTATTGAATTAGATATTAGCATAAATGAAATTGATGCAGATGGATATGATTTTGAACTTTTATCAAATAAAAATAGTAAAAATTCAATAATTAAATTTTCAGTTAAAAAATATCCAGATACCGATGAAGATGATGATTCATTTGATAAATTAGTTCCATTTCAAGTTGCTTATGCTGTATCTATCCATAAATCACAAGGTTTAGAATACAAGTCTGTTAAAATCATTATTACGAATGAATTGGAAGAATTGGTAAGCCATAGTATTTTTTATACGGCTATTACAAGAGCAAAAGAAAATTTGAAAATTTATTGGTCTCCGGAAACAGAAAAGGTCATTCTATCGAGTTTTGAAAAGAGAGATTTTTCTAGAGATATTGGGTTATTAAAGGGGATGATAAATTCCCAAGGCAACAGTAGAGAATTATAG
- a CDS encoding MBL fold metallo-hydrolase yields MKFKKFILATVLGATAFSAWAADSYQHIRNATAKVEYAGQTFLIDPFFAPKHSMNGFAGTFNSQAKMPLVGLPMSVNKILDGVDAVIVTHTHEDHWDETAARSIPKKLPVYVQHQADAVKIRSQGFTDVRVLNGSTVFNGVTISKTGGVHGTEAMYANPQLAEILGDAMGVVFQSNGHKTAYIMGDTVWTADVNKALNRYKPDYLIMNTGYALISGISDGIIMGMADVLKASQVMPKAKIITVHMDTVNHTAVSRADMRKFIRGQGIESRVNVPEDGEIVKLD; encoded by the coding sequence ATGAAATTCAAGAAATTTATTCTTGCCACTGTTTTGGGCGCGACAGCTTTTTCCGCTTGGGCAGCCGATTCATACCAACATATCCGTAACGCTACTGCCAAGGTCGAATATGCGGGGCAGACGTTTTTGATTGACCCGTTTTTCGCACCCAAGCACTCCATGAACGGCTTTGCCGGCACGTTCAACAGCCAAGCCAAAATGCCGCTGGTCGGGCTGCCGATGAGCGTGAATAAAATTTTGGACGGTGTGGATGCAGTTATCGTTACCCATACTCACGAAGACCATTGGGACGAAACCGCCGCACGTTCCATTCCGAAAAAACTGCCCGTATATGTGCAGCACCAAGCCGACGCAGTAAAAATCCGCAGCCAAGGCTTTACTGATGTACGCGTGTTGAACGGCAGCACTGTCTTCAACGGCGTAACCATCAGCAAAACCGGCGGCGTACATGGTACAGAAGCTATGTATGCCAACCCGCAGCTAGCCGAAATCTTAGGTGATGCAATGGGTGTGGTATTCCAAAGCAACGGTCATAAAACCGCTTATATTATGGGTGATACTGTGTGGACGGCAGATGTAAACAAAGCATTGAACCGCTACAAACCCGATTATCTGATTATGAACACGGGCTACGCACTGATTTCAGGTATTTCAGACGGCATTATTATGGGGATGGCTGATGTATTAAAAGCCAGCCAAGTCATGCCTAAAGCCAAAATCATCACCGTACACATGGATACCGTGAATCATACCGCCGTCAGCCGCGCCGATATGCGTAAATTTATACGCGGTCAAGGCATTGAAAGCCGTGTGAACGTTCCGGAAGACGGAGAAATCGTAAAACTGGATTGA
- a CDS encoding LysR substrate-binding domain-containing protein yields MHLLKIQAPKIKVAVQAINESIVQNQLEQRQIDFVLVTPDFQAPDIHAKNLYDERYICAVRHDHPIAQQTELTLEQFYQLEQALISYHGGSFSGVTDQALQAMGLQRNVSLSVQNFIVLPELLAQSDLLAVVLERLIETFAKFPKIP; encoded by the coding sequence TTGCATTTGCTGAAAATCCAAGCCCCCAAAATCAAGGTGGCGGTGCAGGCGATTAACGAAAGCATCGTACAAAATCAGCTGGAACAGCGACAAATTGACTTTGTGTTGGTAACACCTGATTTCCAAGCACCGGATATTCACGCCAAAAATTTGTATGACGAACGCTATATCTGTGCCGTTCGCCACGATCACCCAATAGCCCAACAAACAGAACTTACCCTTGAGCAATTTTACCAGTTAGAGCAAGCCTTAATTTCCTATCATGGCGGCAGCTTCAGTGGTGTTACCGACCAAGCGCTGCAAGCGATGGGGCTACAAAGAAATGTCAGCCTATCGGTACAAAACTTTATTGTCTTGCCTGAATTGCTGGCGCAAAGTGATTTACTGGCAGTCGTGCTTGAGCGTCTGATTGAGACCTTTGCAAAATTCCCCAAAATCCCCTAA
- a CDS encoding Com family DNA-binding transcriptional regulator: MKHRCKNCNKLLAIGIGRFEIKCPRCHTLNNISSLTTQNAGEHPIRKESICPPTNPRR, from the coding sequence ATGAAACATCGTTGCAAAAATTGTAACAAGCTGTTGGCAATCGGCATCGGCCGCTTTGAAATCAAGTGTCCGCGATGCCATACGCTCAACAACATAAGTTCTTTAACAACTCAGAATGCCGGTGAGCATCCAATCCGAAAGGAAAGTATATGCCCACCAACAAACCCGCGCCGTTAG
- a CDS encoding phage tail protein has product MANLNETATWEAGIYQWETSDPVQGGPNGIDNKPTRQLANRTLWLKNEIAKAVQSIGQNKNEAAQLYALKTTSLTAGAGLTGGGVFRDNMTLALGTPGTCSGSTTNWAGSDTHTHQLADASPTVAGVAKLINNLTTDDANSALSAAMGRKLAEEKIPNTTQDFMRTLGEFNPGKSGFVRTNGGSLNGNSLPSMEIHVGHPSYANGAYSRGIGFAYGTGWGIYTTAWDATGNYRGYKEILTEENGVMLTGNQTVGGKKTFSESTDFAGGLRISGNNTEQWSGFYRGNADWYWNNPIAGKALQFNDDGTLALSGDKILLYTHRSNAVNLDRDDKIATSKAVKIVNDKIEQAAPSGEVAYFAGRNAPAGWLKANGAAVSRTTYADLFAAIGTTYGAGDGRTTFNLPDLRGEFIRSWDDGRAIDRNRALGSWQADEFRSHSHGIGVNRMPDTDRGSNSSTVSVDTVGQTDPAGGIETRPRNIALLACIKI; this is encoded by the coding sequence ATGGCAAACCTAAACGAAACCGCTACTTGGGAAGCGGGCATCTACCAATGGGAAACCTCAGACCCTGTTCAAGGTGGCCCTAACGGCATCGACAATAAGCCTACCCGTCAGTTGGCCAACCGCACCTTATGGTTAAAAAACGAAATAGCCAAAGCCGTACAGTCCATCGGCCAAAACAAAAATGAGGCCGCTCAATTATATGCACTCAAGACCACATCCCTTACTGCAGGCGCAGGCTTAACAGGCGGCGGCGTATTTCGTGACAACATGACGCTTGCGCTCGGTACGCCCGGCACTTGCTCGGGCAGTACGACAAACTGGGCAGGTAGCGACACCCATACCCATCAGCTTGCCGACGCATCGCCGACCGTGGCGGGTGTGGCTAAGTTGATTAATAACTTAACTACGGACGATGCCAATAGTGCGTTGTCGGCCGCAATGGGAAGAAAATTAGCAGAAGAAAAAATACCAAATACCACACAAGACTTTATGCGTACATTGGGCGAGTTTAATCCCGGTAAAAGCGGATTTGTCCGTACAAACGGGGGTAGCTTGAACGGTAATAGTCTACCCAGCATGGAGATACATGTCGGTCATCCCAGCTATGCCAATGGTGCATACTCGCGCGGTATCGGGTTTGCCTACGGGACGGGCTGGGGCATCTACACAACCGCTTGGGACGCGACAGGTAACTACCGGGGATACAAGGAAATCCTAACCGAAGAAAACGGCGTGATGCTTACAGGCAACCAAACTGTAGGCGGCAAAAAAACCTTTTCGGAAAGTACCGACTTTGCAGGTGGTTTACGCATATCGGGCAACAACACAGAGCAATGGTCAGGGTTTTATCGCGGCAACGCTGACTGGTATTGGAACAACCCAATCGCAGGTAAAGCACTGCAATTTAATGACGATGGCACGCTAGCTTTGTCGGGCGACAAAATCCTGTTGTACACCCACCGCAGCAACGCCGTAAATTTGGATAGAGACGACAAAATCGCTACGTCTAAAGCCGTAAAAATCGTCAACGACAAAATAGAGCAGGCAGCCCCCTCCGGCGAGGTTGCCTACTTTGCCGGACGCAACGCACCCGCAGGCTGGCTCAAAGCCAACGGTGCGGCCGTATCCCGCACTACCTATGCCGACCTGTTTGCCGCCATCGGCACAACCTACGGCGCGGGCGACGGGCGTACCACATTTAACCTGCCCGACTTACGCGGCGAATTTATCCGATCATGGGATGACGGCAGAGCCATTGATAGAAATCGTGCCCTAGGCTCATGGCAGGCGGATGAATTCCGCAGCCACAGCCACGGCATCGGCGTCAACCGCATGCCCGACACCGACAGGGGTAGCAATTCATCAACCGTCTCGGTTGACACTGTCGGCCAAACCGACCCGGCTGGCGGCATTGAAACCCGTCCTAGAAATATCGCCTTACTCGCGTGCATCAAAATTTAA
- a CDS encoding baseplate assembly protein yields the protein MDLSKLKREEVKIVDDDLAQTLAATIADYEQRAGKVLQPAHIERLLINTFAYREHLLRQQVNEAYRQQHPRFATGLMLDLCGDDVSTPRLQAQPALTTLRFTAVLSGLEQITIPKGTRVNAGQTGFVTTEAALLTAAQSSAEVAAECTETGTVGNGWSVGQINSPAERLHPTIEVTVANTTVSAGGVEIEDDEAYRERVLLAPESFSVAGPVGAYQYWARQASPAVVDVHVANDTDGGGQPIGGRVAVTVLAKDGLPNAELIGKIQAALSAEKRRPLCDTVVVKAPTAVDYTLDAELTLFTGTDARTAKAAAEQAWAVYEAAHRSRLGLDIVPLDIMSALKVAGVYNVVLHNLPLTVVKPDQWARCTSTTIRIAAQTSEG from the coding sequence ATGGATTTGAGCAAACTGAAACGCGAAGAGGTCAAGATTGTCGATGACGACTTGGCACAAACCCTAGCCGCCACCATCGCCGACTACGAGCAACGCGCGGGCAAGGTATTGCAGCCGGCGCATATCGAACGCCTGCTGATCAACACCTTTGCCTACCGCGAGCACCTGCTGCGCCAGCAGGTCAACGAAGCCTACCGCCAGCAGCACCCGCGCTTTGCAACGGGGCTGATGCTGGACTTGTGCGGTGATGACGTGTCTACCCCGCGCCTGCAGGCGCAGCCTGCCCTGACCACTCTGCGCTTTACTGCGGTATTGAGCGGTTTGGAACAAATCACCATACCCAAGGGCACGCGGGTCAATGCCGGGCAGACCGGCTTTGTCACCACTGAAGCCGCCCTGCTGACTGCCGCCCAAAGCAGCGCCGAAGTGGCCGCCGAATGCACCGAAACCGGCACAGTCGGCAACGGCTGGTCGGTCGGACAAATCAACAGCCCGGCCGAGCGGCTGCATCCGACGATTGAAGTAACCGTGGCCAACACCACCGTCTCCGCCGGCGGCGTCGAAATCGAAGACGACGAAGCCTACCGCGAGCGCGTGTTGCTGGCACCGGAGAGTTTTTCGGTAGCCGGGCCGGTGGGTGCCTACCAATATTGGGCGCGGCAGGCGAGCCCGGCGGTGGTAGACGTGCACGTGGCCAACGATACCGACGGCGGCGGCCAGCCTATAGGTGGACGGGTGGCGGTGACCGTGCTGGCCAAAGACGGCCTGCCCAATGCCGAGCTGATTGGCAAGATTCAGGCCGCACTCTCAGCAGAAAAACGCCGCCCGCTGTGCGACACCGTAGTGGTCAAAGCACCGACCGCCGTCGATTACACGCTGGATGCCGAGCTGACCCTGTTTACCGGCACCGATGCCCGCACTGCCAAAGCGGCGGCCGAGCAGGCATGGGCGGTGTATGAAGCCGCCCACCGCAGCCGGCTAGGCTTGGACATTGTGCCGCTGGACATCATGAGTGCGCTGAAAGTGGCCGGTGTCTATAACGTGGTCCTGCATAACCTGCCGCTGACCGTGGTCAAGCCCGACCAGTGGGCACGCTGCACCAGTACCACCATCCGCATTGCCGCACAAACGTCGGAGGGCTAG
- a CDS encoding GPW/gp25 family protein codes for MQDLDDINQCIENILATRKGSDVLRPDFGSNWFDYVDYPEDEFIPNTVREVILAIQTWEKRALVEQVTFAGHAPHITMTVHWRVADEVAGEIYRTDIAIKAT; via the coding sequence GTGCAAGACCTCGACGACATCAACCAGTGCATCGAAAACATCCTCGCCACCCGCAAGGGCAGCGACGTGCTGCGGCCGGATTTCGGCTCGAACTGGTTTGATTATGTGGACTACCCGGAAGACGAATTTATCCCCAATACCGTGCGCGAGGTCATCCTCGCCATCCAAACATGGGAAAAGCGCGCGCTGGTCGAGCAGGTCACGTTTGCCGGCCACGCCCCGCATATCACCATGACCGTACATTGGCGCGTGGCGGATGAAGTGGCGGGTGAAATCTACCGCACTGATATTGCAATAAAGGCTACCTGA
- a CDS encoding phage baseplate assembly protein V yields the protein MRTHDFTATLQFGTVSAVDAAKHAVRVTVPTLDDIQTDWLPVVSLGAGGNQFYALPDPGALAVCLLDARGEGGVCLGVIYNEQDGTPASDGNMWLRKFSNGTVISHNRADGQVTVDTPGKVVIKAAAKVEIQSPETEITGNATVNGMLTYTAGLTASNGGGGDTASIEGTVRINGDIILNGISVSGHVHPGDSGGTTGSMQAG from the coding sequence ATGCGAACCCATGACTTTACCGCCACCCTGCAATTCGGCACGGTTTCGGCCGTGGACGCGGCCAAACACGCGGTGCGCGTGACCGTGCCGACTTTGGACGACATCCAAACCGACTGGCTGCCGGTGGTCAGCCTCGGCGCGGGTGGTAACCAGTTCTATGCCTTACCCGACCCCGGCGCTTTGGCCGTCTGCCTGCTGGACGCACGCGGCGAGGGCGGTGTGTGCCTCGGCGTCATCTACAACGAGCAGGACGGCACGCCCGCTTCGGACGGCAATATGTGGCTGCGGAAATTCAGCAACGGTACCGTTATCAGCCACAACCGCGCCGACGGCCAGGTAACCGTCGACACGCCGGGCAAGGTGGTAATTAAGGCTGCCGCCAAGGTAGAGATTCAGTCGCCGGAGACTGAAATCACAGGCAACGCCACGGTCAATGGCATGCTGACCTACACCGCCGGCCTGACCGCCTCCAACGGCGGCGGAGGCGATACCGCCAGCATCGAAGGCACCGTGCGCATCAACGGCGACATCATCCTCAACGGCATCAGTGTCTCCGGCCACGTCCACCCCGGCGACTCCGGCGGCACCACCGGCAGCATGCAGGCCGGCTGA
- a CDS encoding phage late control D family protein, producing the protein MQMPNLHLGALLSGSLNSTASHPVTLPKVIIKYEQKDITSDIQPYLLSVSYTDYLEGQSDEVQVELEDVDGRWRQQWYPEQGDKISLEIGDQINGMLKLGSMELAEIEYQHPPSVITLKALSTGITKSNRTQRGRAYEHTTLADIVRRIARRLHLKVTGTIRHIPIERVTQYQERDVEFLTRLAKEYGHTFKIVGRQLVFQANDALAEQKPVAVLLPEDIKNFRLRDLIKGVPQEAVVSGYDAKRKTTRRTRRQSRALRPGSKRASSGDTLKIVANRGESQAQVNARADAALANAQQSQVAGNFSMVGNAKLVAGQVVQLKGFGKFSGKYLVKQARHEIRRGGGFTSNLEVKMVEYVPDEPPQATAATQPKKQAAENANP; encoded by the coding sequence ATGCAGATGCCTAACCTCCATCTGGGTGCCTTGCTTTCAGGTAGCCTGAACAGCACGGCCAGCCATCCGGTGACCCTACCCAAGGTCATCATCAAATACGAGCAGAAGGACATTACCAGCGACATCCAGCCCTATTTGTTATCGGTGAGCTATACCGATTACTTGGAAGGCCAATCGGACGAAGTGCAGGTGGAGCTGGAAGACGTGGACGGCCGCTGGCGGCAGCAGTGGTATCCCGAGCAGGGCGACAAAATCAGCCTGGAAATCGGCGACCAGATTAACGGCATGCTCAAGCTGGGCAGCATGGAGCTGGCCGAGATTGAGTACCAGCACCCGCCGTCCGTGATTACCCTGAAAGCGCTGTCCACCGGCATCACCAAATCCAACCGTACCCAGCGCGGCCGTGCCTACGAGCACACCACGCTGGCCGACATCGTGCGCCGCATTGCCCGGCGGTTGCACCTGAAGGTAACCGGCACCATCCGGCACATCCCGATCGAGCGCGTGACCCAGTATCAGGAGCGTGATGTAGAGTTTTTAACCCGCCTGGCCAAAGAGTACGGCCACACCTTCAAAATCGTTGGCCGCCAATTGGTCTTCCAAGCCAACGACGCGCTGGCCGAGCAAAAGCCGGTGGCGGTCTTGCTGCCGGAAGACATCAAAAACTTCAGGCTGCGCGACCTGATTAAGGGCGTACCGCAGGAAGCGGTGGTGAGCGGCTACGATGCCAAACGCAAGACCACGCGCCGCACCCGCCGCCAAAGCCGCGCACTGCGCCCGGGCAGCAAGCGCGCCAGCAGCGGCGACACGCTCAAAATCGTGGCCAACCGCGGCGAGAGCCAGGCGCAGGTCAATGCCCGTGCCGATGCCGCGCTGGCCAATGCGCAGCAAAGCCAAGTGGCGGGTAATTTTTCCATGGTGGGCAACGCCAAGCTGGTGGCCGGGCAGGTGGTACAGCTCAAGGGGTTTGGGAAGTTTTCGGGCAAGTATCTGGTCAAACAGGCGCGGCACGAAATCCGCCGCGGCGGCGGCTTTACCAGCAATTTGGAGGTCAAGATGGTCGAATACGTGCCGGATGAGCCACCACAGGCAACCGCCGCAACCCAACCCAAAAAACAGGCAGCCGAAAATGCGAACCCATGA
- a CDS encoding phage tail protein: protein MAKLSYAAIIERDQRARALAELGLRLDLADLPQLMPRLVDLVAPEHLPLLAESRSILGADGYWLAESDDARRKLIKGAYELHRYKGTPWAIREIVRRLGFGEVQIIEGMGNKHHNGEITRDGTYSHGHSDRWAHYRIVMNNVITNDQAALLRRTLRAFAPARCILVALDYQASALRHNGRALRDGRFNRGTA, encoded by the coding sequence ATGGCCAAACTCTCCTACGCCGCCATCATTGAGCGCGACCAACGCGCCCGCGCCCTAGCTGAATTGGGACTGCGTTTGGATTTGGCCGATCTGCCGCAGCTGATGCCGCGCCTGGTCGATTTGGTCGCCCCCGAACACCTGCCGCTCTTGGCCGAGAGCCGCAGCATCTTGGGTGCCGACGGCTACTGGTTGGCCGAATCCGACGACGCGCGGCGCAAGCTGATTAAAGGTGCCTACGAGCTGCACCGCTACAAAGGCACGCCTTGGGCCATTCGCGAAATCGTGCGGCGGCTCGGGTTCGGCGAAGTACAGATTATCGAAGGCATGGGCAATAAGCACCATAACGGCGAGATTACCCGCGACGGCACTTACAGCCACGGCCACAGCGACCGTTGGGCGCACTACCGAATTGTAATGAATAACGTCATTACCAATGACCAAGCAGCATTGCTGCGGCGCACCTTAAGAGCATTTGCGCCCGCCCGCTGCATATTGGTTGCGTTGGATTACCAAGCCAGCGCATTGAGACACAACGGCCGTGCTTTACGCGACGGCAGATTTAATCGAGGAACCGCATAA